The genomic region TCAAATGACCTGGCGCCTATCGGACGCAGGCACGGAGGCCTGCGCCACCGATGCAACGGGTGGGGCCGGCCTCCGTGCCGGCCGCGATGCCGGAGCGAAGTCATCAGAGCCGCGCTATCAGGCCGGACGGGGCTGTGCGGCCAGCCGCTCGATCGCCTCGGCGATGGCGTTTCCGACGGCATCCCAGGAGTAACGTCGCTCGATCAGTTCGCGGCCGGCCGCTCCAAGCCGGGCGCGGAGCGCTTGATCCTCGAGGCACCGTGCCGTGGCCGCGGCGAACTCGGCCGGCCCGTCGGCCACCAGGTAGTGCTCGCCCGCGATCCCGCCCAGGCTCTCGGCCGACAGCGACGACAGGACCACGGCCCGGCGCAGCGCAAGCCCCTGCAGAACCTTGTTCTGCATCCCCGCGCCGTAGCGGATGGGCGCCACGACGGCCTTGGCACGCTCGACCCAGAAGTGCGGATCCGGGACCGTCCCGGTCACCGTGATCCCCGGCTCGCCGTCCAGGCTGCGCACCTCCCGGGGCGGATCCGCCCCGACGACCGCAAATCGCGCCCCGGGCACCTGCTCGCGCACCCGCGGCAGGATGTCCTTCGCGAACCACAGCGCGGCGTCCCGGTTGGGTGCGTAAGCCATCCGGCCGACGAAGACGCAATCCTCCTCATCGGGCGCGGCCGGCGGTTCGCGCAGCAGCAGATCCCGCGGCACGGCCACGGGCACGGCGACCAGCCTGTCGGCC from Candidatus Tanganyikabacteria bacterium harbors:
- a CDS encoding glycosyltransferase — translated: MGKQPAILVVSFRPIPVPPVAGYALRILETARYLATRGYAVDLLYVGRRDAGSDAGLRRAGIFRRVFRFWYEPWQFGANALLGVVADLPIQVRAYTFPDVARFLGERQHDYRAILANYVRVGELLRGLTVPVLLDLHDAISLHYARAAAVARGPRRLAYWAEGARLLRYELACVRRFPLSVIVSDVDREYLISHGAPADRLVAVPVAVPRDLLLREPPAAPDEEDCVFVGRMAYAPNRDAALWFAKDILPRVREQVPGARFAVVGADPPREVRSLDGEPGITVTGTVPDPHFWVERAKAVVAPIRYGAGMQNKVLQGLALRRAVVLSSLSAESLGGIAGEHYLVADGPAEFAAATARCLEDQALRARLGAAGRELIERRYSWDAVGNAIAEAIERLAAQPRPA